From Yersinia hibernica, a single genomic window includes:
- a CDS encoding HyaD/HybD family hydrogenase maturation endopeptidase — MGILVLGIGNLLLSDEAVGVRIVEALEQRFHLPAGVEVLDGGTAGLELMEAMANREHLIVADAVLTGQPPGTVAVLRDKEIPAMFSRKVSPHQLGLCDVLMALQLTGEFPRQLTLVGVVPESLAPNIGLTPTVTRAIEPALEQILAALRTSGITLKAREESHV; from the coding sequence ATGGGGATTTTGGTATTAGGTATAGGTAATTTATTACTCAGTGATGAAGCGGTCGGGGTGCGAATTGTCGAAGCGCTGGAACAGCGCTTTCACCTGCCAGCGGGAGTCGAGGTGCTGGATGGTGGCACCGCGGGGCTGGAGCTGATGGAAGCTATGGCCAATCGTGAACATTTGATTGTTGCCGATGCGGTGCTGACTGGGCAGCCACCGGGGACGGTGGCGGTATTACGCGATAAAGAAATCCCCGCAATGTTCAGCCGCAAAGTGTCGCCGCATCAGTTGGGGCTATGTGATGTGTTGATGGCATTGCAACTGACCGGCGAGTTTCCACGTCAGTTAACGCTGGTGGGGGTGGTGCCGGAGTCACTGGCTCCGAATATCGGCCTGACACCAACGGTCACGCGAGCCATTGAACCGGCGTTGGAACAGATTCTGGCGGCATTACGCACCAGCGGGATTACCCTCAAAGCGCGAGAAGAAAGTCATGTCTGA
- the hypD gene encoding hydrogenase formation protein HypD → MRYVDEFRDPALVTALLSRIENLLPQLADQQRWPLQIMEVCGGHTHAIFKFGLDQLLPGGLEFVHGPGCPVCVLPMGRIDSCLEIAAHPEVIFCTYGDAMRVPGRQGSMLDAKRHGADIRVVYSPLDALMLAQNNPSREVVFFGLGFETTMPATALTLQQAKRLELTNFTVFCQHITIIPTLRSLLQQPDVRIDGFLAPGHVSMVIGTTPYDFICSQFNKPLVVTGFEPLDILQGLVMLLEQMVSGRCCVQNQYRRIVPDSGNLLAQQALAEVFMAKNRSEWRGLGEIAESGVQLSVAYQDFDAERRFNPQQHRVADDPRSRCGDVLTGRCKPDQCPLFGGECSPDNAFGALMVSSEGACAAYYQYR, encoded by the coding sequence ATGCGCTACGTTGATGAGTTTCGAGATCCGGCATTAGTGACGGCGTTGTTGAGCCGTATCGAAAACTTACTGCCGCAGTTGGCGGACCAACAGCGCTGGCCGTTGCAGATCATGGAAGTGTGCGGCGGTCATACCCATGCAATCTTTAAATTTGGTCTTGACCAACTGCTGCCCGGCGGGCTGGAGTTTGTGCATGGGCCGGGTTGCCCGGTGTGTGTGTTGCCGATGGGGCGGATTGACAGTTGTCTGGAGATTGCCGCCCATCCGGAGGTGATTTTCTGCACTTATGGCGATGCTATGCGAGTACCGGGCCGCCAGGGTTCAATGCTGGATGCCAAACGGCACGGAGCGGATATTCGCGTGGTTTACTCGCCACTGGATGCCCTGATGCTGGCGCAGAATAACCCCTCGCGCGAAGTGGTATTTTTCGGCCTGGGTTTTGAAACCACCATGCCCGCCACTGCCCTCACATTGCAGCAAGCCAAACGGCTTGAGTTGACGAATTTCACTGTGTTCTGCCAGCACATCACCATCATCCCGACCCTGCGCAGCTTACTGCAACAACCTGATGTGCGAATCGACGGTTTCCTTGCGCCCGGCCATGTCAGCATGGTGATCGGCACCACCCCCTACGACTTTATTTGCAGCCAATTCAATAAACCGCTGGTGGTCACCGGCTTTGAACCGCTGGATATTTTGCAGGGGTTGGTCATGCTGCTAGAGCAGATGGTCAGCGGGCGGTGTTGTGTACAAAATCAATATCGCCGTATTGTGCCAGACAGCGGCAATCTACTGGCACAACAAGCGCTGGCCGAAGTGTTTATGGCAAAAAACCGCAGCGAATGGCGCGGATTAGGCGAAATCGCCGAGTCCGGTGTGCAACTCAGTGTGGCATATCAGGATTTTGATGCTGAGCGGCGTTTCAATCCACAGCAACACCGAGTGGCGGATGACCCGCGATCCCGCTGTGGCGATGTGCTGACTGGGCGTTGTAAGCCAGATCAATGCCCCTTGTTCGGTGGCGAGTGCTCGCCAGATAATGCATTTGGGGCGCTGATGGTTTCCTCTGAAGGGGCTTGTGCCGCTTATTACCAATACCGCTAG
- the hybE gene encoding hydrogenase-2 assembly chaperone — protein MSDVIAGHAQNPAQLLEQVFSQIAADEMCKLPFYRDHIPLRACGFQLFEQQWIGALLTPWMLSLVVLPGPQQSWQRRMVGERLMLALPCGTIGFTTSEIAGCGQYLSRSLMSPLDTALSAERAVQLAEQSVRMALSLPVTDADAPANPRRRALFNKVSQITNQHA, from the coding sequence ATGTCTGATGTTATTGCCGGCCATGCACAAAATCCGGCGCAATTGCTGGAGCAGGTGTTTAGCCAAATAGCGGCCGATGAAATGTGCAAATTGCCATTTTATCGCGACCACATTCCCCTGCGCGCCTGTGGATTTCAGTTATTTGAGCAGCAGTGGATTGGTGCGTTATTGACTCCATGGATGCTGAGTTTGGTGGTATTGCCGGGGCCGCAGCAATCTTGGCAGCGCCGTATGGTGGGAGAGCGCCTGATGCTGGCGCTACCTTGCGGCACTATTGGGTTTACCACCAGCGAAATTGCGGGCTGCGGCCAGTATTTAAGCCGCTCGCTGATGTCGCCACTGGACACCGCGCTCAGTGCTGAACGGGCGGTACAACTGGCGGAGCAAAGTGTGCGCATGGCGCTCTCACTGCCAGTCACCGATGCCGATGCCCCGGCTAATCCACGGCGGCGCGCTTTGTTTAATAAAGTCAGCCAGATAACGAATCAGCATGCATGA
- the hypF gene encoding carbamoyltransferase HypF, which produces MDKNGLCLRIKGKVQGVGFRPYIWQLAHRFGLHGDVSNDSAGVTVHLWQSPAVSDFLQALPQDCPPLARIDSLISAPYHWEQPPQDFVIHHSGAGQMDTQIVPDAATCDVCLSEMNDPANRRYHYPFINCTHCGPRFTIIHRMPYDRPYTAMGKFPLCAACQAEYDHPADRRFHAQPNACADCGPRLWLTGADGQAVAHGFSALEQAAVALLAGDIVAVKGLGGFHLAADATNSAAVARLRARKQRPTKPLAVMLPNTNWLKNCVQDADNKSLLRLLRSPAAPIVLAAKQPNSPLSAAIAPTLAEIGIMLPANPLQHLLLQQVARPLVMTSGNGSGKPPALSNEQALSALNEIADHWLLHDRDIVQRADDSLVRFTPYGAEMLRRARGYVPDAFELPPGFSQQPAMLALGADMKNTFCLLRDSNAVLSQHLGDLTDGDIARQQQQLLALFCDIYHFTPQAMVVDAHPGYVSHRLGKEWAAQQNIPCIEVLHHHAHLAACLAEHGWPRQGGAVIGLALDGLGYGADGHLWGGECLRVDYENCEYVGGLPAVALPGGDLASRQPWRNLLAQLQRFVPNWQHFPQAAAIPLPQAEVLVRAIARGINAPPASSAGRLFDAVAAALNIVPQAISWEGEAACLLEALAWQSPRTVPPVTLPLRAHQLDLATFWQQWLAFDASPAERAYAFHFALAQGFATLARQAAQRYNIDTIAFSGGVLHNRLLRELLSEQLHDFKLLMPQRLPAGDGGLALGQALIAAARS; this is translated from the coding sequence GTGGATAAAAACGGCCTCTGCCTGCGGATCAAAGGCAAGGTGCAAGGGGTGGGATTTCGCCCCTATATCTGGCAACTTGCGCATCGTTTCGGGCTACACGGTGATGTCAGCAACGACAGCGCCGGAGTGACGGTTCATTTGTGGCAATCACCCGCAGTGAGCGATTTTTTGCAGGCATTGCCGCAAGATTGCCCACCATTGGCGCGCATTGATAGCCTCATCAGCGCACCCTATCACTGGGAACAACCCCCGCAGGATTTCGTGATTCATCACAGCGGGGCTGGGCAGATGGATACTCAAATTGTGCCAGATGCCGCAACTTGTGATGTGTGTTTGAGTGAAATGAATGACCCGGCCAATCGCCGCTACCACTACCCGTTTATCAACTGCACCCATTGTGGCCCGCGTTTTACTATTATCCACCGCATGCCTTACGACCGGCCCTATACCGCCATGGGCAAGTTCCCATTGTGTGCGGCGTGTCAGGCCGAATATGACCACCCCGCAGACCGCCGTTTCCATGCTCAGCCCAATGCTTGTGCGGATTGTGGCCCGCGACTGTGGCTAACCGGAGCGGACGGGCAGGCCGTGGCCCATGGCTTCTCTGCGCTGGAGCAAGCCGCTGTTGCGCTGTTGGCGGGTGACATTGTGGCCGTCAAAGGATTGGGCGGTTTTCATCTGGCCGCCGATGCGACCAATTCCGCGGCGGTGGCCCGTTTACGCGCACGTAAACAGCGGCCCACCAAGCCGCTGGCGGTGATGTTACCCAATACGAACTGGCTGAAAAATTGTGTGCAAGATGCTGATAATAAATCTTTATTGCGCTTATTACGCAGCCCGGCGGCCCCCATTGTTTTAGCCGCTAAGCAACCAAACAGCCCACTCAGCGCCGCCATTGCCCCAACGTTAGCGGAAATCGGCATCATGCTGCCCGCCAATCCGCTACAACATTTGCTGCTGCAACAGGTCGCGCGCCCATTGGTGATGACCTCCGGCAATGGCAGCGGCAAGCCACCGGCCCTGAGTAATGAACAGGCCTTAAGCGCGCTGAATGAGATTGCCGACCACTGGCTATTGCACGACCGGGACATTGTGCAGCGGGCCGATGACTCGCTGGTGCGTTTTACCCCATATGGGGCGGAAATGTTGCGCCGCGCCCGGGGCTATGTGCCGGATGCTTTCGAGCTGCCGCCGGGATTTAGTCAGCAACCGGCCATGTTGGCCCTCGGGGCTGATATGAAAAACACTTTCTGCTTACTGCGTGACAGCAATGCGGTGCTGAGTCAGCACTTGGGGGATCTGACCGATGGTGATATTGCGCGGCAACAGCAGCAATTATTAGCGCTATTTTGCGATATTTATCATTTCACCCCACAGGCGATGGTGGTGGATGCACACCCCGGTTATGTCAGTCACCGGCTCGGTAAAGAGTGGGCTGCACAGCAGAATATTCCTTGTATCGAAGTACTGCATCATCATGCGCATTTGGCCGCTTGTTTGGCGGAACATGGCTGGCCGCGCCAGGGTGGGGCGGTAATCGGTTTGGCGCTGGATGGGCTGGGGTATGGTGCTGATGGTCATTTATGGGGCGGCGAATGTTTGCGGGTAGATTATGAGAATTGTGAATATGTGGGCGGTTTGCCTGCGGTGGCCTTACCCGGCGGGGATCTGGCTTCTCGCCAGCCATGGCGCAATTTATTGGCGCAATTGCAGCGCTTTGTGCCGAATTGGCAACATTTTCCGCAAGCCGCGGCAATCCCTTTGCCGCAAGCTGAAGTGCTGGTGCGGGCCATTGCGCGTGGCATTAATGCACCGCCGGCTTCATCTGCGGGACGATTATTTGATGCGGTGGCGGCGGCGCTGAATATTGTGCCACAGGCTATCAGTTGGGAAGGCGAGGCCGCTTGTTTGTTGGAGGCGCTGGCATGGCAAAGTCCTCGCACAGTTCCGCCCGTCACTTTGCCACTGCGCGCTCACCAATTGGACTTAGCCACTTTCTGGCAGCAATGGCTGGCTTTTGATGCCTCACCGGCTGAGCGGGCTTATGCTTTCCACTTCGCACTGGCACAGGGCTTCGCCACATTGGCTCGCCAAGCGGCACAGCGTTATAATATTGATACCATTGCATTTTCTGGCGGTGTGTTACATAACCGCTTACTGCGCGAATTACTCAGCGAGCAACTGCATGACTTCAAATTATTGATGCCGCAGCGCTTGCCGGCCGGCGATGGTGGCTTAGCGCTGGGGCAGGCGCTGATCGCCGCTGCGCGCAGCTAA
- the thiM gene encoding hydroxyethylthiazole kinase, protein MKTIHTDTSVTPVLFPDTLAAASLQQFRATPPLVHCLTNEVVQSFTANVLLALGAFPAMVVEPEEAAQFSAMANSLLINIGTLHRARAESMLAAISAANQVGTPWVLDPVAVGGLAYRTDFAKELLLLKPVAIRGNASEIMALSGIATMGRGVDSVDTSLAALPAARQLATQARTVVAITGEVDYITDGQRVFAVTGGDKLMTRVVGTGCALSAVVAAFSALQGDRLHHVATACRIMSQVGGQVSQRVAGPGSFIPAFLDGLYQLDTLAY, encoded by the coding sequence ATGAAGACTATTCACACTGACACATCAGTCACACCGGTTCTATTCCCTGACACACTGGCCGCCGCCAGTCTGCAACAATTTCGAGCCACTCCCCCATTAGTGCATTGCTTGACGAATGAAGTGGTGCAGTCATTTACTGCCAATGTGCTACTGGCGTTGGGGGCTTTTCCGGCGATGGTGGTTGAACCTGAAGAGGCGGCGCAATTTAGTGCCATGGCCAACAGTTTACTTATCAATATTGGTACGTTGCATCGGGCGCGAGCGGAATCCATGTTGGCGGCAATCAGCGCCGCCAATCAGGTGGGGACTCCTTGGGTGCTGGACCCGGTTGCTGTCGGTGGGCTGGCATATCGCACTGATTTTGCTAAAGAATTACTTCTGCTCAAGCCTGTAGCAATACGCGGTAATGCGTCGGAAATCATGGCATTGAGTGGCATCGCAACGATGGGGCGCGGGGTTGATAGCGTGGATACTTCACTGGCGGCTTTGCCTGCTGCTCGTCAATTGGCAACACAGGCCCGGACGGTCGTTGCAATAACCGGTGAAGTTGATTACATCACTGATGGTCAGCGTGTTTTTGCGGTGACTGGCGGTGATAAGCTAATGACTCGGGTGGTCGGTACCGGGTGTGCGCTCTCTGCGGTGGTGGCGGCGTTCAGTGCGCTGCAAGGTGATCGTCTACACCATGTTGCCACCGCTTGCCGGATTATGTCGCAAGTGGGCGGGCAGGTATCTCAACGCGTTGCCGGGCCGGGGAGCTTTATTCCTGCATTCCTTGATGGCTTGTATCAATTGGACACCTTGGCGTATTAA
- the hybC gene encoding hydrogenase 2 large subunit: MSQRITIDPVTRIEGHLRIDCEIEDGKVIKAWSSGTMWRGMEEILQGNDPRDAWMIVQRICGVCTTIHAIASVRAVENALGLEVPVNAQHIRNLILAAHSIHDHIVHFYQLSALDWVDVTSALQASPQKAAAMLSGLSSWPLNSAEEFTRVQQKIKELVASGQLGIFANGYWGHPAMALPPEVNLIAVAHYLQALECQRDANRIVAVLGGKTPHIQNLAVGGVANPINLDMPSVLNLERLMLVKSFIDRLGSFIEQVYKVDTAVIAAHYPGWLNLGKGADYYLSVPELPIDRKGETFLLPGGYLENGAFRPIANHNDPYLIKGIAESGKHAWYQDDEPLAPWEGKTNPNYTGWQEDGKYSWVKAPTFYGKTVEVGPLAWLMCGVAAGHAPTKQHFTDIGAAYQKLSGQAITAEQLPSTLGRIIGRAVHCCVLHETLAQQWTALVTNIGTGDVETFIKPDIPLTGEIRGVGFEEAPRGMLSHWVVIKDGKIGNYQAVVPSTWNAGPRNYNDEPGPYEQALVGTPVADPAKPLEVVRTIHSFDPCMSCAVHIVDTTGNEVTKVKVL, translated from the coding sequence ATGAGCCAACGCATCACCATTGATCCCGTCACTCGCATTGAAGGGCACCTGCGGATCGACTGCGAAATTGAGGACGGCAAGGTTATTAAGGCTTGGTCCTCCGGCACCATGTGGCGTGGCATGGAAGAGATTTTACAAGGTAATGATCCGCGCGATGCTTGGATGATTGTGCAGCGTATTTGTGGCGTCTGCACCACTATTCATGCCATTGCCTCGGTGCGGGCGGTGGAAAATGCATTAGGGCTGGAAGTGCCGGTCAATGCCCAGCATATTCGCAACCTGATCTTGGCCGCGCACAGTATTCATGACCATATTGTTCATTTCTATCAATTGTCGGCGCTGGACTGGGTGGATGTCACCTCCGCGTTGCAAGCTTCGCCGCAAAAGGCGGCGGCCATGCTGAGTGGATTGTCCAGTTGGCCGTTGAACAGTGCGGAAGAATTTACCCGTGTGCAGCAGAAAATCAAAGAGTTAGTCGCCAGCGGCCAGCTCGGTATTTTTGCTAACGGCTATTGGGGCCATCCGGCCATGGCACTGCCGCCAGAGGTCAATTTGATTGCCGTGGCGCATTATCTGCAAGCGCTGGAGTGTCAGCGCGATGCCAATCGCATTGTGGCGGTGCTGGGTGGCAAAACACCGCATATTCAGAACCTGGCGGTGGGCGGGGTGGCCAATCCGATTAATCTGGATATGCCGAGCGTGCTTAACCTAGAGCGCCTGATGCTGGTGAAATCCTTTATTGACCGGCTGGGCAGCTTTATCGAGCAGGTTTATAAAGTGGATACCGCGGTGATTGCCGCCCACTATCCGGGCTGGCTTAATCTGGGTAAAGGGGCGGATTATTATCTCAGCGTGCCGGAGCTACCTATTGATCGCAAAGGGGAAACTTTCTTGTTACCGGGGGGATATCTGGAAAATGGTGCTTTCCGCCCGATTGCCAATCACAACGACCCGTATTTGATAAAAGGCATTGCCGAGAGTGGCAAACATGCTTGGTATCAAGATGACGAGCCGCTGGCACCGTGGGAGGGAAAAACCAATCCGAACTACACCGGCTGGCAGGAGGATGGCAAATATTCGTGGGTAAAAGCGCCGACTTTTTACGGCAAAACCGTCGAAGTGGGGCCGTTGGCATGGCTAATGTGCGGGGTGGCCGCCGGGCACGCGCCGACTAAACAGCATTTCACTGACATTGGTGCGGCTTACCAAAAACTGAGCGGGCAGGCTATCACGGCTGAACAATTGCCCTCAACGCTGGGGCGCATCATTGGCCGGGCGGTGCATTGCTGCGTATTGCATGAAACACTGGCCCAGCAATGGACGGCGCTGGTCACCAACATTGGCACCGGTGATGTGGAAACCTTTATCAAACCTGACATTCCCCTGACGGGCGAAATTCGTGGGGTCGGTTTTGAAGAAGCCCCGCGCGGCATGTTGTCCCATTGGGTGGTTATCAAAGATGGCAAAATCGGCAACTATCAGGCGGTGGTGCCATCAACCTGGAATGCCGGGCCGCGTAATTATAATGATGAACCGGGGCCTTACGAGCAAGCGCTGGTGGGCACTCCGGTGGCTGATCCTGCCAAACCACTGGAAGTGGTGCGGACCATTCACTCATTCGACCCGTGTATGTCTTGTGCGGTACATATTGTTGATACAACGGGCAACGAAGTGACCAAAGTCAAGGTGCTGTGA
- the hypA gene encoding hydrogenase maturation nickel metallochaperone HypA: protein MHEISLCLSTLELIEKQAQLHGAKRITAVWLEIGALSCIEESALRFSFEAASRQTLAADCQLHLRYLPAVAWCWECSTSVQIERHDAGCPHCGSHALQVESGSHLQVKQIEVE, encoded by the coding sequence ATGCATGAAATCAGTTTGTGTCTCAGCACACTGGAGCTGATAGAGAAACAGGCACAATTGCACGGTGCCAAACGAATCACCGCAGTTTGGCTGGAAATTGGCGCGCTCTCCTGTATTGAAGAGAGCGCTTTGCGCTTTAGCTTTGAGGCGGCCAGCCGCCAGACACTGGCCGCAGATTGCCAATTGCATCTGCGCTACTTGCCTGCGGTTGCCTGGTGTTGGGAGTGCAGCACCAGTGTACAGATTGAGCGGCATGATGCCGGGTGCCCGCATTGTGGCAGCCATGCTCTGCAAGTAGAGAGCGGCAGCCATTTGCAGGTAAAACAGATAGAAGTGGAATAA
- the hybG gene encoding hydrogenase maturation factor HybG, producing MCIGVPGKIVAVGDDIHQLAWVEVSGVKREINIALVCDESPTDLLGQWVLVHVGFAMSLLDEEEAQQTLAALAHMQAVGLDLDEVASEANDALR from the coding sequence ATGTGCATAGGCGTACCCGGCAAAATTGTGGCGGTGGGTGACGATATCCACCAACTGGCATGGGTGGAAGTGAGTGGCGTAAAACGCGAAATCAATATCGCGTTGGTGTGCGACGAATCACCGACTGACCTACTGGGCCAGTGGGTCTTGGTACATGTCGGGTTTGCCATGAGCTTACTTGATGAAGAAGAAGCCCAGCAAACTTTGGCGGCGTTAGCACATATGCAAGCTGTTGGGCTGGATTTAGATGAGGTCGCCAGCGAGGCCAATGATGCGCTACGTTGA
- the hypE gene encoding hydrogenase expression/formation protein HypE, whose amino-acid sequence MNKKEITLAHGSGGRAMQSLIESLFLAAFSNPALNEREDQARIALADLTALGDRLAVSTDSYVIDPIFFPGGDIGKLAVCGTANDVAVSGATPRYLSCGFILEEGLPLADLERIVQSMAATAQQAGIEIVTGDTKVVQRGAADKIFINTTGIGVIPSAIQWGTALLRAGDRIIVSGTVGDHGATILNLREDLGLEAALVSDCALLAPLIAPLRHIAGVRALRDATRGGVTAILHEFAAASGCGMEINEVDLPLKPAVRGICELLGLDALNFANEGKLVLVVSPEAQDAVLAELHRHPLGRDAAVIGQVTESQHVRLCGAFGVSRRLDLPLDEPLPRIC is encoded by the coding sequence ATGAATAAAAAAGAAATTACCCTAGCCCACGGCAGTGGTGGACGGGCCATGCAGAGTTTGATCGAATCCCTATTTTTGGCGGCATTTTCTAACCCAGCACTGAATGAGCGCGAAGATCAGGCGCGTATTGCGCTGGCGGATCTTACTGCACTCGGCGATCGGCTGGCAGTATCGACGGACAGCTATGTCATCGATCCTATTTTTTTCCCCGGTGGCGATATTGGCAAGTTGGCGGTGTGCGGCACGGCGAATGATGTGGCGGTCAGTGGCGCAACACCGCGTTATTTGTCGTGCGGTTTTATTCTGGAGGAGGGGCTGCCACTGGCTGATTTAGAGCGCATTGTGCAATCAATGGCGGCCACTGCCCAGCAGGCGGGGATTGAGATAGTCACGGGAGATACCAAAGTGGTGCAGCGCGGTGCGGCTGATAAAATTTTCATTAATACCACGGGTATCGGGGTGATCCCCTCGGCTATCCAGTGGGGCACCGCGCTGCTCCGTGCGGGCGATCGGATAATTGTCAGTGGCACGGTGGGCGATCACGGCGCGACTATTTTGAATCTACGGGAAGATTTAGGGCTGGAGGCGGCATTAGTCAGTGATTGCGCCCTACTGGCACCGCTCATTGCGCCGTTGCGCCACATTGCCGGTGTGCGGGCGTTGCGCGATGCTACGCGGGGTGGGGTTACCGCCATTTTGCATGAGTTTGCTGCCGCCAGTGGCTGTGGCATGGAAATCAATGAAGTGGATTTGCCACTGAAACCGGCGGTGCGCGGTATTTGCGAATTACTGGGGCTGGATGCACTCAATTTTGCCAATGAAGGTAAGTTGGTGCTGGTCGTCTCGCCTGAAGCACAAGATGCGGTCTTGGCGGAGTTACATCGCCATCCACTCGGCCGGGATGCTGCCGTTATCGGGCAGGTCACGGAGAGTCAACACGTGCGTCTATGTGGTGCATTTGGTGTCTCGCGCCGGCTGGATTTGCCGCTAGACGAACCGCTGCCTAGAATTTGTTAG
- the hypB gene encoding hydrogenase nickel incorporation protein HypB translates to MCTTCGCASGERKIEGDDNHHHDDGHHDHHDHHHHDDGHHDHHESAAQPPKIQHKHKNKYVAKGAQPVIVHHHYYYHQGDVHHHYHGKAPEPLTAAEPDDTDAPAVEPFTPQVHADKLGLHYGQGEAGSHAPGMGQRRLLQIEQDVLSKNNHLASHNREHFVEQHILALNLVSSPGSGKTTLLTTTLQLLAGQVPCAVIEGDQQTTHDAERIRATGVPAIQVNTGKGCHLDAQMVHDAAHRLGLANDSLLFIENVGNLVCPASFDLGERHKVAVLSVTEGEDKPLKYPHMFAASTLMIINKIDLLPYLDFDIEQCIAYACQVNPDIQVIALSASSGEGMELWLEWLEAQRCA, encoded by the coding sequence ATGTGTACGACTTGTGGTTGCGCCAGCGGCGAGAGAAAGATCGAGGGCGACGACAATCATCACCATGATGACGGCCACCACGATCATCACGACCACCATCATCACGATGACGGCCACCACGATCATCATGAAAGTGCGGCCCAGCCGCCAAAAATTCAGCATAAACATAAAAATAAATATGTCGCTAAAGGCGCGCAGCCGGTCATTGTTCATCACCATTATTATTACCATCAAGGGGATGTTCATCATCACTATCATGGTAAAGCGCCAGAGCCGCTGACTGCCGCCGAACCTGACGACACTGATGCCCCCGCGGTGGAGCCTTTCACGCCGCAGGTTCATGCTGATAAGCTTGGGCTGCATTATGGGCAGGGCGAAGCCGGTAGCCATGCGCCGGGGATGGGGCAGCGCCGCTTGCTGCAAATCGAGCAAGATGTACTGAGCAAAAATAACCATTTAGCCAGCCATAACCGCGAGCATTTTGTCGAGCAACATATTTTGGCGCTGAATTTAGTTTCCAGCCCCGGTTCCGGCAAAACCACCTTGTTGACCACCACTTTACAATTGTTGGCCGGGCAAGTGCCTTGCGCGGTGATTGAGGGTGACCAGCAAACCACTCATGATGCCGAGCGCATTCGTGCCACCGGTGTACCCGCGATTCAGGTGAATACCGGCAAAGGTTGCCATCTTGATGCGCAGATGGTGCATGATGCTGCCCACCGCTTGGGGCTTGCCAATGATAGCCTGCTGTTTATTGAAAATGTCGGCAACTTGGTGTGCCCGGCCAGCTTTGATCTGGGGGAGCGCCATAAGGTCGCGGTGCTTTCAGTGACCGAGGGTGAAGATAAACCACTGAAATACCCTCATATGTTTGCCGCTTCCACTCTAATGATTATCAATAAAATCGACCTGTTGCCGTATCTGGATTTTGATATTGAGCAATGCATTGCCTATGCCTGTCAGGTGAACCCGGATATTCAGGTGATTGCTTTGTCGGCCAGCAGTGGCGAGGGGATGGAGTTGTGGCTGGAGTGGCTGGAGGCGCAGCGATGTGCATAG